A part of Schistosoma mansoni strain Puerto Rico chromosome W, complete genome genomic DNA contains:
- a CDS encoding putative opsin-like receptor — protein sequence MSEIKNFTRSLLLYNRTFSMIKNNIHDSDIIMLNHWIKYTQPDPIYNYLVAIFVALIGIFGTITNLLVIFVFLTPKSSISLQCALIINLAISDFGFSAVIGFPLKTIAAFNQYWPWGSVACQLYGFISATFGFLSLTTIAAISFDRYLVIVKDHKTTNFRVICTVIGFLWIWSIIWTIPPFFGFGRYVLEGYQTSCTFDYISNDMPSLLFSGGMYIFGFMFPVLLCIYCYVNLLKIVRNNERVVLISLSNDGASKQRESVRNRKRLDIEATKSVILSLLFYLMSWTPYAMVCLISILGQSYFLTPTIAEMPHIFAKMAAIYNPILYAFTNRKFKNALGIRKTSSVIMQQQRLLSKGQLKPLVSLLFLVN from the exons ATGTCAGAAATAAAAAACTTTACacgatcattattattatataatcgaACATTCTCtatgataaaaaataatattcatgATTCCGATATTATAATGCTAAATCATTGGATTAAATATACACAACCAGAtcctatttataattatttagttGCAATATTTGTTGCATTAATTGGAATATTTGGAACAATAACAaatttattagtaatatttgtttttttaac ACCAAAATCATCAATTAGTCTACAATGTGCTTTGATTATCAATCTGGCCATTTCTGATTTTGGATTTTCAGCAGTGATTGGTTTTCCTTTAAAGACAATTGCTGCTTTCAATCAATACTGGCCATGGGGAAGTGTGG ctTGCCAATTATATGGATTTATAAGTGCTACATTTGGATTTTTATCTTTAACAACTATCGCTGCAATTTCATTTGACCGTTATTTGGTCATAGTTAAAGACCATAAAACTACAAATTTTCGGGTCATCTGTACTGTTATAGGATTTTTATGGATATGGTCAATAATATGGACTATTCCTCCATTCTTTGGTTTTG GACGTTATGTTCTTGAAGGATATCAAACGTCGTGtacatttgattatatttcgaATGATATGCCTAGTCTTTTATTCAGTGGTGGAATGTATATATTTGGATTTATGTTTCCAGTGCTTTTATGCATATATTGTTATGTGAATCTACTTAAAATTGTTCGCAACAATGAAAGGGTAGTATTAATATCTTTATCTAATGATGGTGCATCGAAACAACGTGAATCCGTACGAA ACAGAAAACGTTTGGATATTGAAGCTACCAAATCAGTTATCCTTTCtctcttattttatttaatgtcATGGACACCATATGCCATGGTCTGTCTTATATCAATTCTGGGTCAATCGTATTTTTTAACACCAACAATAGCTGAAATGCCTCATATATTTGCCAAAATGGCAGCTATCTATAATCCAATTCTATATGCATTCACAAATCGAAAATTCAAGAACGCTTTAGGAATACGAAAAACTAGTAGCGTAATCATGCAACAACAAAGGTTACTGTCAAAAGGGCAATTAAAACCACTGGTTAGTCTTTTATTCCTAGTTAATTGA